Proteins from a genomic interval of Polaribacter sp. Q13:
- the mce gene encoding methylmalonyl-CoA epimerase, whose product MNISHIEHLGIAVENLEESIKYYEEVLGLKCYSIEEVVDQKVKTAFFLVGGTKIELLESTSPDGPIGKFIEKKGQGIHHIAFAVPNATEALKTAEERGVRLVDKVSRKGAEGLNIGFLHPKSTLGVLTELCSKE is encoded by the coding sequence ATGAATATTTCACATATAGAGCATTTAGGTATTGCTGTAGAAAATTTAGAGGAATCAATAAAATATTACGAAGAAGTTTTAGGATTGAAGTGTTATTCTATTGAAGAGGTTGTCGATCAAAAAGTGAAGACAGCCTTTTTTTTGGTAGGTGGTACAAAAATAGAACTACTAGAAAGTACTTCTCCAGATGGACCTATTGGTAAGTTTATTGAAAAAAAGGGACAAGGTATTCATCATATTGCTTTTGCAGTACCAAATGCTACAGAGGCATTAAAAACAGCAGAAGAACGCGGTGTAAGACTTGTTGATAAAGTTTCTAGGAAAGGTGCTGAAGGACTAAATATAGGTTTCTTGCATCCAAAATCTACATTAGGAGTACTTACAGAACTTTGTTCTAAAGAATAA
- a CDS encoding DUF2126 domain-containing protein has protein sequence MALKIVISHKTTYKYDRKVSLSPHIFRLRPAPHSRTPIESYSIKITPEEQFFNWQQDPFGNYVARLVFPEKTDEMSIDVEIIADLKTINPFDFFIEEYAEEYPFVYTDTVKKELQPYLEITDKGKLLEEFIKTIDYTPRKTIYFLIDINQKIYEFLNYNIRMDPGVQTCEETLNQKNGSCRDYAWLFVQTLRHLGFGARFVSGYLVQLKSDEKSLDGPSGPEEDFTDLHAWAEVYLPGAGWIGFDATSGLLASEGHIPLACTPSFESAAPVSGMTDKCETEFFFENKVTRILESPRVTKPYTEEQWDAVYKLGNKVEKQLEKGDVRLTMGGEPTFISIDDLESPEWNTTADGPNKRKLAGDLTKGLYDKFGNGAVLHHAQGKWYPGEPLPRWQIEICWRKDGRPIWYNKKFLSSYADNPIVPENSDKLFLETLSKYLRVSTEHILPSYEDPFYHLWEQGNLPIDIDPAKDKDGSLARKKLHEIYEKGASTPVGHLLPLNKTEDKWFSSAWTFRRQHIFLTPGNSPMGLRLPLDSLMEKPEHEIFPIHEPDLFSKKKRLPSFKNIVKKRYQEFLYYGLELNRPNYFVRTALCAEIRDQKLYLFLPPLETAEMFLDLIASIELTARELNVPVIMEGYEPPHDNRLESLKITPDPAVIEVNVHPVTNWKDLCKNTFTFYDEAKKARLGTEKFMLDGKHTGTGGGNHVTLGGTSPADSPLLRKPSLLRSLLTFWQHHPGLTYLFSGSFVGPTSQAPRIDEARLDNLYELEIAFNQIPKDGEVPFWLTDRLFRHLLTDLTGNTHRAEFCIDKLYSPDSSTGRLGILELRGFDMPPHPKMSLVQMLLVRTLVAWFWKKPYEHNLVRWGTELHDKFLIEHYVREDIKDIVDQLNKAGYDFKEDWFDPFFEFRFPLHGMVDINNIHLELRAGIEPWNVLGEEMTGGGTARYVDSSLERLQVKVSHFNEDRFVLSCNGVKVQLNSTGVHGEYVAGVRYKAWDPFSALHPTIPVDTPLVFDIVDTWNKRSIGGCTYFVAHPGGRSYDEYPVNSYEAESRRINRFWEFGHTQGEIDPIESINPNTETPDRSVEPNSSSKRFKFKELPVNFEFPYTLDLRKK, from the coding sequence ATGGCATTAAAAATCGTAATTTCTCACAAGACAACTTATAAATATGATAGAAAAGTATCATTATCTCCTCATATTTTTAGGTTAAGACCTGCACCACACTCAAGAACTCCTATAGAATCTTATTCTATTAAAATTACGCCAGAAGAACAATTTTTTAATTGGCAACAAGATCCTTTTGGAAATTATGTAGCGCGTTTGGTTTTTCCTGAAAAAACGGATGAGATGTCTATTGATGTTGAAATTATAGCAGATCTTAAAACGATAAACCCTTTCGATTTCTTTATAGAAGAATATGCAGAAGAATATCCTTTTGTGTATACAGACACTGTAAAAAAAGAATTACAACCTTATTTAGAAATTACAGATAAAGGCAAGTTATTAGAAGAATTTATAAAAACCATAGATTATACGCCAAGAAAAACCATTTATTTTTTAATTGATATCAATCAGAAAATATATGAGTTTTTAAATTATAACATAAGAATGGATCCTGGTGTTCAAACTTGTGAAGAAACTTTGAATCAGAAAAACGGGTCTTGTAGAGATTATGCTTGGTTATTTGTACAAACATTGCGTCATTTAGGTTTTGGAGCTCGTTTTGTTTCTGGGTATTTAGTTCAATTAAAATCCGATGAAAAATCTTTAGACGGTCCTTCTGGTCCTGAAGAAGATTTTACAGATCTACATGCTTGGGCAGAAGTATATTTACCTGGTGCTGGGTGGATTGGTTTTGATGCCACTTCTGGTCTTTTAGCTAGTGAAGGTCATATTCCGTTAGCGTGTACACCTTCTTTTGAAAGTGCAGCACCCGTTTCTGGAATGACTGATAAATGTGAAACAGAATTCTTCTTTGAAAACAAAGTTACTAGAATTCTAGAATCGCCAAGAGTTACTAAACCGTACACAGAAGAACAATGGGACGCTGTTTACAAACTTGGGAATAAAGTAGAAAAACAACTCGAAAAAGGAGATGTTCGTTTAACAATGGGTGGAGAACCTACCTTTATTTCTATTGATGATTTAGAATCTCCGGAGTGGAATACTACGGCAGATGGACCAAATAAAAGAAAACTAGCAGGTGATTTAACCAAAGGTTTGTATGACAAATTTGGTAACGGAGCTGTTTTACATCATGCACAAGGAAAATGGTATCCTGGAGAACCTTTACCAAGATGGCAAATAGAAATTTGCTGGCGTAAAGATGGTAGACCTATTTGGTACAATAAAAAGTTTTTATCCAGCTATGCTGATAATCCTATTGTTCCAGAAAATTCTGATAAATTATTTTTAGAAACACTTTCTAAGTATTTACGTGTTTCTACAGAACATATTCTTCCTAGTTACGAAGACCCATTTTATCATTTATGGGAACAAGGTAATTTACCGATAGATATAGATCCTGCAAAGGATAAAGACGGTTCTTTAGCGCGTAAAAAATTACATGAAATTTATGAAAAAGGCGCATCAACACCTGTTGGTCATTTACTACCTTTAAATAAAACGGAAGACAAGTGGTTTAGTAGCGCTTGGACTTTTAGAAGACAACACATCTTTTTAACTCCAGGGAACTCCCCTATGGGATTAAGGTTGCCTTTAGATTCGTTAATGGAAAAACCAGAACATGAGATTTTTCCTATTCATGAACCAGACTTGTTTTCTAAAAAGAAACGCTTACCAAGTTTTAAAAATATTGTTAAGAAAAGATATCAAGAATTTTTATATTATGGATTAGAATTAAATCGACCTAATTATTTTGTTCGTACCGCACTTTGTGCAGAAATTAGAGACCAAAAATTATATTTATTTCTACCTCCTTTAGAAACGGCAGAAATGTTTTTAGATTTAATAGCCTCTATAGAACTTACGGCAAGAGAGTTAAATGTACCTGTTATAATGGAAGGTTACGAACCACCACATGATAACAGATTAGAATCTCTAAAAATAACACCAGACCCTGCAGTTATTGAAGTAAATGTGCATCCGGTTACCAATTGGAAAGACTTATGTAAAAACACTTTTACTTTCTATGATGAAGCTAAAAAAGCAAGATTAGGAACTGAGAAGTTTATGTTAGATGGAAAACACACCGGAACTGGTGGTGGAAACCATGTAACTTTAGGAGGTACAAGTCCGGCAGATAGTCCTTTATTACGTAAACCAAGTTTGTTACGTAGTTTATTAACTTTCTGGCAACATCACCCAGGTTTAACGTACTTGTTTTCTGGTTCTTTTGTAGGACCTACAAGTCAGGCGCCAAGAATAGATGAAGCCCGTTTAGATAATTTATACGAATTAGAAATTGCCTTTAATCAAATTCCGAAGGATGGTGAAGTACCTTTTTGGTTAACAGATAGATTGTTTAGACATTTATTAACCGATTTAACAGGAAATACACACAGAGCAGAATTTTGTATTGATAAATTGTATTCTCCAGATTCTTCTACAGGAAGATTAGGTATTTTAGAATTACGTGGTTTTGATATGCCTCCTCACCCAAAAATGAGTTTGGTACAAATGTTATTAGTAAGAACTTTAGTAGCTTGGTTCTGGAAAAAACCTTACGAGCACAATTTAGTTCGTTGGGGAACAGAATTACATGACAAGTTTTTAATAGAGCATTATGTTAGAGAAGATATTAAAGACATCGTAGATCAATTAAATAAAGCTGGTTACGATTTTAAAGAAGATTGGTTCGATCCATTTTTCGAGTTTAGATTCCCACTTCATGGGATGGTAGACATTAATAACATTCATTTAGAATTAAGAGCAGGTATTGAGCCTTGGAATGTTTTAGGTGAAGAAATGACTGGTGGAGGAACTGCTAGATATGTAGACTCTTCTTTAGAAAGATTACAAGTTAAAGTTTCTCATTTTAATGAAGACCGTTTTGTATTAAGTTGTAACGGTGTTAAAGTACAATTAAATAGTACTGGTGTACATGGAGAATATGTAGCAGGTGTGCGTTATAAAGCTTGGGATCCGTTTTCTGCTTTACACCCAACAATTCCCGTAGATACACCGTTGGTATTTGATATTGTAGATACTTGGAACAAGCGTTCTATTGGAGGTTGTACTTATTTTGTTGCGCATCCAGGAGGTAGATCTTATGATGAATATCCGGTAAATAGTTATGAAGCAGAATCGAGAAGAATTAACCGTTTCTGGGAATTTGGACATACACAAGGGGAAATAGATCCTATTGAAAGTATCAATCCTAATACAGAAACGCCAGATAGAAGTGTAGAACCAAACAGTAGCTCTAAACGATTTAAGTTTAAAGAGCTTCCTGTAAATTTTGAATTTCCTTATACTTTAGATTTAAGAAAAAAGTAA
- a CDS encoding circularly permuted type 2 ATP-grasp protein, with translation MMIVEKTIEKSILNDYFLNKSKYDELLISKMEDKSDWKVLLANLQKIGPKKLASKQADIDWLLAENGVTYNVYNDPKGLNRPWNLNVVPFIIHQNEWSEVEKGIQQRSEILNLILKDLYGKRELLKNGIIPPEVIYAHRGFLRSCDQIDYKTAKRLHVHAVDLARGKDGRMWVVNDRTQAPSGMGYALENRFSTSKIIPEVFDNINVRQPSTFFNDFNKLLLNVTPSNKENPMVVILTPGPHNETYFEHSFLSSFLGHPLVKGNDLVVRHGKVWLKSLKGLKQVDVILRRVDDSFMDPLELREDSYLGVAGLLEVVRLQNVAIVNPIGSGVLENPALIPFMENICKFFLNEKLILPQIASWWCGQEKERKHVLEDLASYVVKRIDRSHREHIYFCEFLSKDELKALKEEILENPNRFVAQEKISFSTAPNFVEDKLEPRKILCRTFSIAKDNGYSVMPGGLVRVATEREELFVSNQRGGTSKDFWIVSDKKQNYLQNYSWNKSFSNQAESINDVPSNTAENLYWSGRYLGRTLFTARYLRMVLNQMTHVQYHDDRKSESESLKILFQSITNITSTFPGFTGENEEEALKNPIKEIKALTIDNQRIGGFAQSMQSFNNSYYSLRNLWSKDMWRVFDGIQKQLTKLKEEENYSVTTLSKFFDKIITRLIAFMALSEESILVRQGLLLYFIGLQIEQASMTIEKFRSLIIVNYNEDLEYEILESLLNSHESLNIYRYSYKSYLSIENVLKLLLLDKEYSRSLMYQIQRIKKDIDRLPKGDTNLEMTNCQKNIDTVFNKIQSLSLEKILEIDKESNMRKNLDTLLSDLSDLLHLTSLSVSDTYFNHSQQQKQLVDRKISN, from the coding sequence ATGATGATAGTTGAAAAAACAATTGAGAAGTCAATTTTAAATGATTATTTTTTAAATAAAAGTAAATATGATGAATTATTAATTTCTAAGATGGAAGACAAATCAGATTGGAAAGTTTTATTAGCCAATTTACAAAAAATTGGACCCAAAAAATTAGCTTCTAAACAAGCTGATATAGATTGGCTATTAGCAGAAAATGGCGTTACCTACAATGTATATAATGATCCTAAAGGATTAAATAGACCTTGGAATTTAAACGTTGTTCCCTTTATTATTCATCAAAATGAATGGAGTGAAGTTGAGAAAGGAATTCAACAAAGATCTGAAATTTTAAATCTTATTTTAAAAGATTTATATGGGAAACGCGAATTGCTTAAAAACGGTATTATACCGCCAGAAGTAATTTATGCACACCGAGGATTTTTACGTTCTTGTGATCAAATAGACTATAAAACTGCTAAACGACTGCATGTACATGCAGTTGATTTGGCTAGAGGAAAAGATGGTAGAATGTGGGTTGTAAATGACAGAACACAAGCGCCTTCTGGTATGGGATATGCTTTAGAAAATAGATTTTCTACAAGTAAAATTATCCCAGAAGTATTTGATAATATAAATGTAAGGCAACCCTCTACTTTTTTTAATGATTTTAATAAGTTATTATTAAATGTAACGCCCTCTAACAAAGAAAACCCAATGGTGGTTATCTTAACGCCAGGGCCTCATAATGAAACTTATTTTGAGCATTCTTTTTTATCTTCATTTTTAGGTCATCCTTTAGTAAAAGGAAATGATTTAGTGGTAAGACATGGAAAAGTTTGGTTAAAATCTTTAAAAGGTTTAAAACAAGTAGATGTTATTCTAAGACGTGTAGATGACAGTTTTATGGATCCTCTAGAATTAAGAGAAGATTCTTATTTAGGGGTTGCTGGTTTATTAGAAGTGGTACGTTTACAAAATGTTGCTATTGTAAACCCTATTGGAAGTGGTGTTTTAGAGAATCCTGCACTTATCCCATTTATGGAAAATATTTGTAAGTTTTTCTTGAATGAAAAATTAATTCTACCTCAAATAGCTTCTTGGTGGTGCGGTCAAGAAAAAGAAAGAAAACATGTTTTAGAAGATTTAGCTTCTTATGTGGTTAAAAGAATAGACAGATCTCATAGAGAACATATTTATTTCTGCGAATTTTTAAGTAAAGATGAACTCAAAGCGTTAAAAGAAGAGATTTTAGAAAACCCAAATAGATTTGTGGCACAAGAAAAAATATCTTTTTCTACAGCACCTAATTTTGTGGAAGACAAATTAGAACCTCGTAAAATTTTGTGTAGAACTTTTTCTATTGCAAAAGATAATGGTTACAGCGTAATGCCAGGTGGTTTGGTTAGAGTTGCAACTGAACGAGAAGAATTATTTGTTTCTAACCAACGAGGAGGAACTAGTAAAGATTTTTGGATTGTAAGTGATAAAAAACAAAATTACTTACAAAACTATTCCTGGAACAAAAGTTTTTCTAATCAGGCAGAAAGCATAAATGATGTACCAAGTAATACCGCCGAAAACCTATATTGGTCTGGTAGGTATTTAGGAAGGACTTTATTTACAGCTAGGTATTTACGTATGGTTCTAAACCAAATGACCCACGTACAATACCATGACGATAGAAAATCGGAGTCAGAAAGTTTAAAAATATTATTTCAATCAATCACAAATATAACTTCTACCTTTCCTGGTTTTACTGGAGAAAATGAAGAAGAAGCCCTAAAAAATCCAATAAAAGAAATTAAAGCACTTACTATAGATAATCAAAGAATTGGAGGGTTTGCTCAGTCTATGCAAAGTTTTAACAATTCTTATTATTCTTTAAGAAATCTGTGGTCTAAAGATATGTGGCGTGTTTTTGATGGTATTCAAAAACAATTAACAAAACTAAAAGAAGAAGAGAATTATTCGGTTACTACATTATCAAAATTCTTTGATAAAATTATAACCAGATTAATAGCTTTTATGGCATTATCAGAAGAAAGTATTTTAGTAAGACAAGGACTACTACTCTACTTTATTGGTTTGCAAATAGAACAAGCATCTATGACCATAGAAAAATTTAGGTCTTTAATTATTGTTAATTATAATGAGGACTTAGAATATGAAATTTTAGAATCTCTTTTAAACAGTCATGAAAGTTTAAATATTTACAGATATAGCTACAAGTCTTATTTAAGTATAGAAAACGTATTAAAATTATTACTTTTAGATAAAGAATATTCTAGGTCTTTAATGTATCAAATACAAAGAATTAAAAAAGATATTGATAGATTACCCAAAGGAGATACAAATTTAGAAATGACTAATTGTCAAAAAAATATTGACACTGTATTTAATAAGATTCAAAGCCTATCACTAGAAAAAATATTAGAGATAGATAAAGAGTCTAATATGCGTAAGAATTTAGATACTTTATTATCAGATTTAAGCGATTTATTACACTTAACTTCTTTGTCCGTTTCAGACACTTACTTTAACCATTCTCAGCAACAGAAACAGTTGGTAGATAGAAAAATTTCTAATTAA
- a CDS encoding transglutaminase family protein: MIFDLWHKTKYSYENGASFCHNLTTLKPKTFKGQTVLEYSLEITPTPTDISERLDFFGNTVTRFSIQQNHDELIVIARSKVSRDYNLQIEGENLIEGKKVTIEEALKLLKGIQPDIIEARQFVLGSPLIFDMSAVIKEYALVSFKPERSLYDASYELMERIFTDFDFVSGFTNIATPLKEVMKEKKGVCQDFAQIAIACVRSMGLPARYVSGYIETLAPEGKEKLIGTDASHAWFSVFIPTLGWVDFDPTNNQIPKNQHIVVAHGRDYYDVPPLKGVIYSTGKNTMDVSVDLRPAKTNLTQSQSQSQTQS; the protein is encoded by the coding sequence ATGATTTTTGATCTTTGGCATAAAACAAAATATAGTTATGAAAATGGAGCTTCTTTTTGTCATAATTTAACCACTTTAAAACCTAAAACTTTTAAAGGACAAACGGTTTTAGAATATTCATTAGAAATAACACCTACACCTACAGATATTTCAGAAAGACTCGATTTCTTTGGAAACACAGTTACTCGTTTTTCTATTCAGCAAAATCATGATGAATTAATTGTAATTGCGCGTAGTAAAGTTTCTAGAGACTATAACTTGCAAATAGAGGGTGAAAATTTAATTGAAGGAAAAAAAGTTACTATTGAGGAAGCTTTAAAATTATTAAAAGGAATACAACCAGACATCATTGAAGCAAGACAATTTGTTTTAGGTTCTCCCTTAATTTTTGATATGAGTGCTGTAATTAAAGAATACGCTTTGGTTTCTTTTAAGCCAGAAAGATCTTTGTATGACGCTTCATATGAATTAATGGAACGTATTTTTACAGATTTCGATTTTGTTTCTGGTTTTACAAACATTGCAACACCTTTAAAAGAGGTAATGAAAGAGAAAAAAGGGGTTTGTCAAGATTTTGCTCAAATTGCTATTGCTTGTGTAAGATCTATGGGATTACCTGCAAGATATGTAAGTGGATACATAGAAACTTTAGCCCCAGAAGGAAAAGAAAAGTTGATTGGTACAGATGCTTCACATGCTTGGTTTTCTGTCTTTATACCAACTTTAGGGTGGGTAGATTTTGACCCTACCAACAATCAAATACCAAAAAACCAACATATTGTGGTTGCTCATGGTAGAGATTACTACGATGTTCCTCCTTTAAAAGGAGTTATTTACAGTACTGGTAAAAATACAATGGATGTTTCTGTAGATTTAAGACCAGCTAAAACAAATTTAACTCAATCTCAGTCTCAGTCTCAAACTCAATCTTAA